The Methanococcoides methylutens genome has a window encoding:
- a CDS encoding thioredoxin domain-containing protein, which produces MKTYDNDNRKTNRLIHEKSPYLLQHAYNPVDWYPWGAEAFKKAKDENKPIFLSIGYSTCHWCHVMERESFEHQDLANIMNSNFVAIKVDREERPDIDAVYMEVCQAMNGNGGWPLTIIMTPKKVPFVAATYMPKESVLGRIGLMELLPQINEIWTKEHHKIDEQTSMIRSHFSERTTKKPMAKGTIDDNVLDLAFKHLEDTFDEDNGGFGNAPKFPSPHNLMYLLRYWNRSGDKRALEIVERTLSAMKSGGIYDQIGFGFHRYSTDSTWLVPHFEKMLYDQGMLAIAYSEAYQATGKPEFAETVREIFDYIERDMTSPEGGFYCAEDADSEGVEGKFYVWDIDEIREILEETDAKLFINHFNVEKSGNFLDESTRQRTGKNILHIKTSPDEIARKHNITIEEFESTIEKIRQKLFKIREKRVHPSKDDKILTDWNGLMIASLAIASRALGEQRYTDMAKRCADLILTSTYMRTGSLSHLCSERTETPAFLEDHAFLIWGLIELYETTFETSYLNTALKLNEYLLDNYWDDENSGFYQTANTSESLLFRKKEVYDGAIPSGNSIAFSNLIRLGRMTGNNELGKKAYEIMTAFSGTISAIPIGYTQFLSGVNFILGPSSEVVIAGDLNSEDTKLMLSQLHKEYFPNKVVMVKPSGTEGNAITRIAEYTENIVMKDGKATAYVCRDLSCKEPTTDPEKMMQLLKAKK; this is translated from the coding sequence ATGAAAACATATGATAATGACAACAGAAAGACGAACAGGCTAATCCATGAAAAAAGTCCGTACCTTTTGCAACATGCATATAATCCAGTGGACTGGTACCCATGGGGAGCAGAAGCATTCAAAAAAGCAAAAGATGAGAACAAACCCATTTTCCTGTCAATAGGATATTCGACCTGCCACTGGTGTCACGTGATGGAAAGGGAGTCTTTTGAACATCAGGATCTGGCAAATATAATGAACAGCAATTTTGTTGCCATAAAAGTGGACAGGGAAGAAAGACCTGACATTGATGCTGTTTACATGGAAGTATGCCAGGCCATGAACGGGAATGGCGGCTGGCCGCTTACCATTATAATGACACCTAAAAAAGTGCCCTTCGTAGCTGCAACGTATATGCCAAAAGAGAGCGTTCTAGGGCGCATTGGGCTGATGGAACTTCTACCACAAATAAATGAGATCTGGACAAAAGAACATCACAAGATTGACGAGCAGACATCCATGATACGTTCCCATTTCTCTGAAAGAACAACTAAGAAGCCTATGGCAAAAGGAACAATTGATGATAATGTCCTAGATTTGGCCTTCAAGCATCTTGAGGATACGTTCGATGAAGATAATGGAGGGTTTGGAAATGCACCTAAGTTCCCATCCCCACACAATCTCATGTACCTCCTTCGATACTGGAACCGGAGCGGTGATAAAAGAGCACTGGAAATTGTAGAAAGAACCCTCAGTGCAATGAAATCAGGAGGCATCTATGACCAAATCGGTTTTGGGTTTCACAGGTATTCCACGGATAGTACGTGGCTAGTACCTCACTTTGAGAAGATGTTATACGACCAGGGAATGCTGGCAATAGCTTATTCAGAAGCATACCAGGCAACAGGCAAGCCTGAATTTGCAGAAACGGTCAGAGAGATATTCGACTATATTGAAAGAGATATGACATCCCCGGAAGGAGGGTTTTATTGTGCTGAAGATGCCGACAGCGAGGGTGTTGAAGGTAAGTTCTACGTTTGGGACATTGATGAGATCAGAGAGATTCTTGAAGAAACTGATGCAAAGTTGTTCATAAATCATTTCAACGTGGAAAAAAGCGGCAATTTCCTTGATGAAAGCACTCGCCAACGTACCGGGAAGAACATATTACACATTAAAACTAGTCCTGATGAGATCGCACGTAAACACAATATAACGATCGAAGAATTTGAAAGTACCATTGAGAAAATCAGGCAGAAGCTCTTTAAAATTCGTGAGAAAAGGGTTCACCCTTCAAAGGACGATAAAATACTCACTGACTGGAACGGACTAATGATAGCTTCACTGGCCATCGCTTCAAGAGCACTTGGAGAACAGAGATATACAGATATGGCTAAAAGATGTGCAGACCTTATTCTCACCAGCACCTACATGAGAACAGGCAGTCTTTCCCATCTGTGCAGCGAAAGAACAGAAACACCGGCATTCCTGGAAGACCATGCATTCCTAATATGGGGATTGATCGAGCTATATGAGACTACTTTTGAAACATCATATCTAAATACAGCATTGAAGCTCAACGAATATCTGCTTGACAATTACTGGGATGACGAAAATAGCGGATTCTACCAGACAGCAAATACTTCAGAAAGCCTTCTTTTCAGGAAAAAGGAAGTTTATGACGGCGCGATCCCAAGTGGTAATTCTATTGCTTTTTCTAACCTGATCCGCCTTGGAAGAATGACTGGGAATAACGAACTTGGGAAGAAGGCCTATGAGATCATGACGGCATTTTCCGGAACAATTTCAGCCATACCTATAGGATATACCCAGTTCCTGTCGGGTGTGAACTTTATTCTGGGACCTTCAAGTGAAGTTGTGATCGCAGGTGACCTTAATTCTGAGGACACAAAGTTGATGCTATCACAGCTTCATAAGGAGTATTTTCCTAACAAGGTCGTGATGGTCAAACCATCGGGAACCGAAGGGAATGCGATCACCAGGATCGCGGAGTACACTGAGAATATTGTTATGAAAGATGGAAAAGCAACTGCTTACGTATGTAGAGATCTAAGTTGCAAAGAACCAACTACTGATCCGGAAAAGATGATGCAGTTGCTTAAAGCTAAGAAATAA
- a CDS encoding TRAM domain-containing protein, with protein sequence MESTAPVEAGETYDVTIEDIAREGDGIARVSGFVIFVPGAKVGDEVTIKVTKVMRKFAFGELV encoded by the coding sequence ATGGAATCCACTGCACCAGTAGAAGCTGGCGAGACATACGACGTAACAATTGAAGATATCGCAAGAGAAGGCGATGGAATCGCTAGAGTAAGCGGTTTCGTAATTTTCGTCCCAGGCGCAAAGGTCGGCGACGAAGTAACAATCAAAGTTACCAAGGTCATGAGAAAGTTCGCATTCGGCGAGCTCGTTTAA
- the eif1A gene encoding translation initiation factor eIF-1A: protein MRKNKGASGKASDTPEVTRVRTPRKDKNEILATVGTLLGGKRVTLQCMDGVVRMGRIPGSKKKRMWVREGDIVIVTPWSFQDSKADVIWKYTMPQVNWLQRKGYLK from the coding sequence ATGAGGAAAAATAAGGGTGCAAGCGGCAAAGCTTCCGATACTCCGGAAGTTACAAGAGTTCGTACCCCACGAAAGGATAAAAATGAGATCTTAGCAACTGTTGGTACATTGCTTGGTGGAAAAAGAGTCACATTACAATGCATGGATGGCGTTGTAAGGATGGGTAGGATCCCTGGTTCAAAGAAAAAAAGGATGTGGGTTCGCGAAGGCGATATTGTAATAGTTACTCCATGGTCTTTCCAGGATTCAAAAGCTGATGTGATCTGGAAGTACACAATGCCACAGGTAAACTGGCTTCAGCGCAAGGGCTACCTGAAATAA
- a CDS encoding ABC transporter ATP-binding protein has translation MLEVKDLVVEIGGRTILNKVNLKVEQGSTTVLFGPNGAGKSALLMTLMGFSGYNIVSGQIIFKGEDITNLSVDERAKRGLGIMTQRPPNMTGVKLETLVSAISTDNSLDTEAVAKKLDMERFMERDVNVGFSGGEIKRSELLQLSAQNPCMYLLDEPESGVDLVSIEEIGKTIDELLKSRSNCFVDHNRRGNSALIITHTGQVLDYVEPDMGYILCNGAVVCKGHPREMLKEIKSQGYGECIKCKRGQL, from the coding sequence ATGCTCGAGGTAAAAGATCTGGTAGTTGAGATTGGTGGCAGGACTATCCTGAACAAAGTCAATCTCAAAGTAGAGCAGGGTAGCACCACTGTTCTTTTCGGCCCCAACGGAGCTGGTAAATCCGCACTTCTCATGACGCTTATGGGATTTAGCGGTTACAATATTGTTAGTGGGCAGATAATATTCAAAGGTGAGGACATAACTAACCTTTCAGTTGATGAAAGAGCAAAACGAGGATTGGGTATCATGACCCAGAGACCACCTAACATGACAGGTGTTAAGCTCGAGACACTCGTGAGTGCAATATCAACGGACAATAGTCTCGACACTGAAGCAGTCGCAAAGAAGCTTGATATGGAGCGTTTCATGGAAAGAGACGTCAATGTTGGCTTTTCTGGTGGAGAGATCAAGAGGTCTGAATTATTACAATTATCAGCACAAAACCCATGCATGTATCTGCTCGATGAGCCGGAGTCCGGTGTTGACCTTGTAAGCATCGAAGAAATAGGCAAGACCATAGATGAACTTCTGAAAAGCAGGTCAAACTGTTTTGTTGACCATAACAGAAGGGGAAATTCCGCACTTATCATAACACATACCGGTCAGGTATTGGACTATGTTGAGCCGGATATGGGCTACATACTTTGCAATGGTGCTGTTGTGTGCAAAGGTCATCCACGTGAGATGCTTAAGGAAATAAAGAGTCAGGGATATGGAGAGTGCATTAAATGCAAACGGGGACAGCTTTAA
- the acs gene encoding acetate--CoA ligase, which yields MSENFDIKLDSKCYYPDPSVKENSWMQDYEKIYSESLKDPEKHWESVAEELEWFEKWDKVLEWDHPYAKWFTNARMNITSNCLDRHVFNGKRNKVAMIWIGDGGEEQVITYRQLYRDVMRFSNGLKSLGVEKGDKVCIYMPQVPEQIVAMLACARIGAVHSVVFGGFGAKALHSRIKDAQAKIVITADASLRRGKRIDLKSLVDEAVVNASCVEKIVVLRRMTPQMELFSEIEVDFYEIMEDVEKECEPEMMDSEDPLFILYTSGTTGPAKGIVHACGGYMVGTYYTTKNILDLKENDVMWCTADPGWITGHSYIVYGPLSMGATILISETTPDYPDPGVWWNIIEEFDVSVFYTAPTAIRMFMRLGEEWPGKYNLSSLRILGSVGEPLNPEAFKWYYRVIGKEKCPILDTWWQTETGMHMLTTAVGEPMKPGFTGRPVPGVVADVVDENGDPVPAGTGGFLVIKQPWPSMMRTVHGNDERYRQYWTTIQNYYSAGDLAVKDEDGYIMIQGRSDDVLIVAGHNIGSAEVESALVSHEAVAEAAVIGKPDPLKGDSIKAFVILRMGFNYSDKLKLDLMYHVRMNLGPIAMPSEIEIVDSLPKTRSGKIMRRLLKAQELGMDPGDVSTLED from the coding sequence ATGTCTGAAAATTTTGATATTAAGCTTGACAGTAAATGTTACTATCCTGATCCATCGGTAAAGGAAAACTCCTGGATGCAGGATTATGAAAAGATCTACAGTGAATCTCTCAAGGATCCTGAAAAACACTGGGAAAGTGTGGCAGAGGAACTTGAATGGTTCGAAAAGTGGGACAAGGTTTTGGAATGGGACCATCCTTATGCAAAATGGTTTACCAATGCCAGGATGAACATAACCTCCAACTGCCTTGACCGCCATGTATTCAATGGGAAAAGGAACAAGGTCGCAATGATCTGGATAGGCGATGGTGGAGAAGAGCAGGTTATCACATATCGTCAGCTTTACCGTGATGTCATGAGATTTTCCAATGGTCTCAAATCCCTCGGTGTTGAGAAAGGGGATAAAGTATGCATATATATGCCACAGGTTCCTGAGCAGATCGTGGCCATGCTGGCATGTGCACGTATCGGTGCAGTCCACAGTGTCGTTTTCGGAGGCTTCGGTGCCAAAGCATTACATTCCAGGATAAAGGATGCACAGGCAAAGATCGTCATTACTGCAGATGCAAGCCTTCGGCGTGGTAAGCGCATTGATCTGAAGTCTCTTGTGGACGAAGCTGTGGTCAATGCGTCATGTGTTGAGAAGATAGTGGTCCTGAGAAGAATGACTCCTCAAATGGAACTCTTTTCTGAGATCGAGGTTGACTTCTATGAGATCATGGAAGATGTGGAGAAGGAATGTGAACCTGAGATGATGGATTCCGAGGACCCTCTGTTCATCCTCTACACCAGTGGAACAACCGGTCCGGCCAAGGGAATAGTTCATGCATGCGGTGGCTACATGGTAGGCACCTACTACACCACAAAGAACATTCTGGACCTGAAGGAAAATGATGTAATGTGGTGTACTGCAGATCCCGGATGGATCACAGGCCACAGCTACATTGTCTATGGTCCTCTTTCTATGGGTGCAACGATCCTCATTTCCGAGACAACACCCGACTATCCGGATCCGGGTGTCTGGTGGAACATAATTGAGGAGTTCGATGTGAGTGTTTTCTATACAGCACCAACAGCGATACGCATGTTCATGAGACTAGGGGAAGAATGGCCCGGGAAGTATAACCTGAGTTCCCTGAGGATCCTGGGTTCGGTCGGAGAACCTCTGAATCCCGAAGCGTTCAAGTGGTATTATCGTGTTATCGGCAAGGAAAAATGTCCTATTCTGGATACCTGGTGGCAGACCGAGACAGGCATGCATATGCTCACCACAGCGGTTGGGGAACCCATGAAGCCGGGATTCACGGGAAGGCCTGTACCAGGTGTGGTTGCTGATGTTGTAGATGAGAATGGTGACCCGGTACCTGCAGGAACAGGTGGTTTCCTTGTGATAAAACAACCCTGGCCTTCCATGATGAGAACCGTTCATGGCAATGATGAAAGATATCGCCAGTATTGGACAACGATCCAGAATTACTACAGTGCAGGTGACTTGGCCGTAAAGGATGAGGATGGCTATATCATGATACAGGGGCGTTCTGACGATGTACTTATCGTTGCTGGCCACAACATTGGCAGTGCAGAGGTCGAGAGTGCGCTTGTATCCCATGAGGCCGTGGCTGAAGCTGCTGTAATAGGAAAACCTGATCCTCTGAAAGGTGATTCCATCAAAGCTTTCGTCATACTTCGCATGGGCTTCAACTATTCCGATAAACTGAAGCTTGATCTTATGTATCATGTAAGAATGAATCTGGGCCCAATTGCAATGCCTTCCGAGATTGAAATTGTTGACTCGCTGCCAAAGACCCGCAGCGGTAAGATCATGAGAAGGTTGCTTAAGGCACAGGAGCTTGGAATGGATCCCGGGGATGTATCCACTTTGGAAGACTAA
- a CDS encoding DUF2551 domain-containing protein, whose amino-acid sequence MASIRSKIKDRLEKFIELDVNGLRSYVLSLFLNLKKSTVDELHKTITKKYDVSRSAVASMVGYIHSKLGILRSHKESYKTPTVYSLKEEYADLLQSELSSKGIAAS is encoded by the coding sequence ATGGCATCTATTCGATCTAAAATTAAAGACCGACTTGAGAAATTTATTGAACTGGATGTTAATGGACTTAGGAGCTACGTCCTATCATTATTTTTAAACTTAAAGAAGTCTACTGTAGATGAATTACACAAGACCATCACTAAAAAGTATGATGTTTCCAGAAGTGCAGTTGCTTCAATGGTGGGCTACATACATTCAAAGCTGGGAATTCTCAGATCCCATAAGGAATCTTACAAGACCCCTACAGTTTATTCTTTAAAGGAAGAATATGCTGATCTTTTACAGTCAGAGCTTAGTTCTAAGGGGATTGCCGCAAGCTGA
- a CDS encoding MFS transporter, which translates to MDQNGCEPKKPRLFPLLLINFINTLGFGIVIPFLVFLVERFGGNAIVYGFIGAMYPAFQLIGAPILGRWSDIHGRKKILLISQAGTLLSWIIFLLAFFTPVKSLVSINSAFFGAFVITIPLLILFIARSFDGLTGGNIAVANAYLADITEEKDRNKNFGKMSISANLGFIIGPALAGLLSITIYGELIPVLAAALISLAGTIAIVLYLPESRQCTIRKAKKISFREVIGLKNIPYMLLLYFLIFLGFNIFYTAFPLHAIRTLQWSVADMGIYFSVLGILMIVVQGPILSMAVKRYSDAYLAIAGSIILGTNFLLLVSGNIALTYLAAAFFALGNGLMWPSILSIISKLAGKDHQGAVQGFASSFSSLASIAGLILGGFLYEILGGVSFIVAAVIIYTVFLLSFRMLSFEKEVQEEV; encoded by the coding sequence ATGGACCAGAATGGCTGTGAACCAAAAAAACCAAGGCTTTTTCCTTTACTGTTAATCAACTTTATCAATACCCTTGGCTTTGGAATAGTCATCCCATTCCTTGTTTTTCTGGTAGAGAGATTTGGTGGAAATGCAATCGTTTACGGATTCATTGGTGCCATGTATCCGGCATTCCAGCTAATAGGAGCTCCCATACTTGGAAGATGGTCTGATATTCACGGAAGAAAGAAGATATTGTTAATATCCCAGGCAGGCACATTGTTATCCTGGATCATATTCCTCCTTGCATTTTTCACCCCTGTGAAGAGCCTTGTGAGCATTAATTCAGCTTTTTTTGGAGCATTTGTTATCACGATACCACTTCTGATACTTTTCATCGCCAGAAGCTTTGACGGGCTGACGGGAGGGAACATAGCCGTAGCAAATGCTTACCTTGCAGACATAACTGAAGAAAAGGACCGCAATAAGAACTTTGGAAAAATGTCCATTTCTGCAAATCTCGGATTCATAATAGGACCGGCACTTGCAGGCCTGCTTAGCATAACGATCTACGGAGAACTTATCCCGGTACTTGCTGCTGCCCTCATATCCCTTGCAGGAACTATTGCAATCGTTCTGTACCTTCCGGAATCAAGGCAGTGTACCATAAGGAAAGCAAAGAAGATCAGCTTCAGGGAAGTGATCGGGCTAAAGAACATACCATATATGTTGCTGCTATATTTCCTGATATTCCTTGGATTCAATATATTCTACACAGCATTCCCCCTTCATGCGATCCGCACACTTCAGTGGTCTGTTGCTGACATGGGAATCTATTTTTCAGTACTAGGCATCCTGATGATCGTAGTTCAGGGACCGATCCTCAGCATGGCGGTAAAGAGGTATTCAGATGCATACCTTGCAATAGCAGGAAGCATTATACTTGGCACGAACTTCCTCCTGCTCGTATCCGGAAATATTGCTCTTACATACCTTGCAGCCGCTTTCTTTGCACTTGGGAACGGACTCATGTGGCCTTCGATCCTTTCAATAATCTCAAAACTTGCAGGCAAGGACCATCAGGGTGCTGTACAGGGTTTTGCCAGTAGCTTTTCAAGCCTGGCCAGCATTGCAGGACTGATCCTAGGAGGATTCCTCTATGAAATACTTGGAGGAGTGTCGTTCATAGTAGCAGCAGTGATCATTTACACAGTATTCCTGCTGTCCTTCAGGATGCTTTCTTTTGAAAAGGAAGTGCAGGAAGAGGTTTGA
- a CDS encoding DUF2115 domain-containing protein, whose translation MNTADLLSSLQKSARSIPISDIMKARAFMVRSASGLPKKYREAYSTELFNYLYTIFTEISNSKQPEMNETIDAEEYEDLMKRLEQMGVPEDKNQKYFNQLVNLTAPYLVFIVKKPIHPIGMVFPGGDQVLEKDGIYYCPVKDKQNNVECALCKFCICRDAEEMVKGDKWKMEV comes from the coding sequence ATGAACACTGCAGATCTTCTTAGCTCGCTTCAAAAATCTGCACGAAGCATTCCTATATCAGATATTATGAAAGCAAGGGCCTTCATGGTCAGATCAGCTTCCGGTTTGCCTAAAAAGTACAGGGAAGCCTATTCAACTGAGCTTTTCAACTACCTATATACCATCTTTACAGAGATCAGCAATTCAAAACAACCTGAAATGAATGAGACCATTGATGCAGAAGAGTATGAAGATCTTATGAAAAGGCTGGAACAAATGGGCGTTCCAGAAGATAAGAATCAAAAGTATTTCAATCAATTAGTTAATCTTACAGCACCCTATCTTGTATTCATCGTCAAAAAACCAATCCATCCAATAGGTATGGTCTTTCCGGGAGGAGATCAGGTCCTGGAAAAGGATGGAATATACTATTGCCCTGTTAAAGACAAGCAGAATAATGTGGAGTGTGCTCTGTGTAAATTCTGTATTTGCAGGGATGCAGAAGAAATGGTAAAAGGAGATAAATGGAAAATGGAGGTATAA
- a CDS encoding NosD domain-containing protein gives MLVDSDNNTLKNNDMSYSRLKGIWLWKSSNNILQNNTAIGSVLLIQRESTRHVTNSIHAIFRKTTYRR, from the coding sequence ATTTTAGTTGATTCCGATAACAATACACTGAAGAATAACGACATGAGCTACAGCAGATTAAAAGGGATCTGGTTATGGAAGTCCAGCAATAATATTTTGCAAAATAATACTGCCATCGGTTCCGTTTTATTAATCCAACGTGAGAGCACCAGGCATGTCACAAATTCAATCCACGCCATTTTCAGAAAAACCACTTACCGAAGGTGA